In a single window of the Danio rerio strain Tuebingen ecotype United States chromosome 20, GRCz12tu, whole genome shotgun sequence genome:
- the ptrhd1 gene encoding putative peptidyl-tRNA hydrolase PTRHD1, protein MATPGSGSSRRLVQYVIVRSDLIHSLSWPLGAVITQACHAATAAIHLHYSDPDTQQYLAELDSMHKVVLQAPDEASLSTLSSTLEEKDIAHKLWMEQPENIPTCLALKPYPKETVQPYLKKFKLFK, encoded by the exons GGCAGCGGCTCGTCCAGGCGTTTGGTTCAGTATGTGATCGTCCGGTCAGACCTGATCCACAGTTTATCGTGGCCTTTAGGAGCGGTTATAACGCAAGCCTGTCACGCGGCCACTGCAGCCATTCATTTGCACTACAGTGACCCTGACACTCAGCAGTATCTGGCGGAGCTGGACAGCATGCATAAAGTAGTGCTGCAG GCACCAGACGAGGCCTCTCTGTCCACTCTCTCCAGTACTCTAGAGGAAAAAGACATCGCACACAAACTGTGGATGGAGCAGCCTGAGAACATCCCCACATGTTTGGCACTGAAACCGTACCCTAAAGAGACTGTGCAGCCCTATCTGAAAAAATTCAAGCTTTTCAAATGA